A stretch of the Comamonas testosteroni TK102 genome encodes the following:
- a CDS encoding helix-turn-helix domain-containing protein, with protein sequence MQLRLTSAMDTLAERVKAARKHSGMTQAALAKAAGANQSDISKIERGEIERTTHLIGLATALKCDPRWLDTGDGNAPWDKVDGGYDSATQEIAQGNGNAKPTIIEYKERRYPLLSSVQAGFWGVVDIAPSEIDDYVVCPVELGDEGFCLQVDGDSMTNPEGPYSFPNGMNVCFKAGAEINNKDFVCIVREGETNAIFKQILLIDGKWFLHSLNPHWPTKFIELRQGDRITGRLKYAGWQF encoded by the coding sequence ATGCAATTACGCTTAACTAGCGCTATGGACACACTAGCTGAACGAGTTAAGGCCGCCCGCAAGCACAGCGGAATGACTCAGGCCGCCCTGGCGAAGGCCGCAGGCGCGAACCAATCCGACATATCAAAAATTGAACGCGGCGAGATAGAACGCACGACCCACCTAATAGGTCTGGCCACAGCCCTCAAATGTGACCCTCGCTGGCTCGACACTGGCGACGGCAATGCGCCTTGGGACAAGGTTGATGGGGGATATGATTCAGCAACTCAGGAAATTGCCCAAGGCAACGGCAACGCCAAGCCCACAATCATTGAATACAAAGAACGGAGATATCCATTGCTGAGCAGCGTGCAAGCTGGGTTTTGGGGCGTTGTCGATATCGCCCCATCAGAAATTGATGACTATGTTGTTTGCCCTGTCGAGCTGGGCGATGAAGGCTTCTGCCTTCAGGTTGATGGCGACTCCATGACGAACCCCGAGGGGCCATACAGCTTCCCGAATGGCATGAACGTTTGCTTCAAGGCAGGGGCCGAAATCAACAACAAAGACTTTGTGTGCATCGTGCGCGAAGGCGAAACGAATGCAATCTTTAAGCAGATCCTGCTGATTGACGGCAAGTGGTTTCTCCACTCTCTCAACCCGCACTGGCCGACGAAGTTCATCGAGCTGCGCCAGGGTGACCGCATCACTGGGCGCCTGAAGTACGCGGGCTGGCAGTTCTAA
- a CDS encoding helix-turn-helix domain-containing protein — protein MEATDQIIDSDIYTAEQIASLLKCDKETAEARIRSGDLPGVKFGKSWVIPRQALLQCLNEMALSEAAQRKADLQGTRAAALEKGKTPAKAAAAPSPMLPTSEQPRRRGQSRKPPELGGLLASHGMPC, from the coding sequence ATGGAAGCCACGGATCAAATCATCGACAGCGATATCTATACGGCCGAGCAGATTGCCTCTCTTCTGAAATGCGATAAAGAAACGGCAGAGGCGCGTATCCGCAGCGGCGACCTGCCAGGTGTCAAGTTCGGTAAGAGCTGGGTCATCCCGCGCCAGGCGCTGCTCCAGTGCCTGAATGAAATGGCACTGAGCGAAGCCGCCCAGCGGAAAGCAGACCTGCAGGGCACCCGTGCAGCCGCACTTGAAAAGGGCAAGACCCCCGCCAAAGCTGCGGCCGCACCCTCACCGATGCTGCCGACCAGCGAACAGCCTCGCAGACGCGGCCAGAGCCGCAAGCCGCCGGAGCTCGGCGGCCTGCTGGCCAGCCATGGGATGCCGTGCTAG
- a CDS encoding HNH endonuclease: protein MPSAAPRPCSHPGCGVLVRDGTGRCPKHPKQSWTKKPTAAKRITGRPLQRLRAELFAREPLCRECRRNGVVKLATQRDHIQSLEEGGTDTEDNVQPLCDDCHDIKSKAERARGVKRSWAGYRGE, encoded by the coding sequence GTGCCGTCAGCTGCCCCGCGCCCTTGCTCTCATCCTGGCTGTGGCGTGCTGGTCCGCGATGGCACGGGCCGATGTCCAAAGCACCCGAAGCAGTCGTGGACCAAGAAGCCCACCGCTGCCAAGCGCATCACGGGCAGGCCTCTGCAGCGTCTACGCGCCGAACTGTTTGCGCGCGAGCCGCTGTGCCGTGAGTGTCGGCGCAATGGCGTGGTCAAGCTGGCGACCCAGCGCGATCACATCCAGTCCCTGGAAGAGGGCGGCACCGACACCGAGGACAACGTGCAGCCCCTGTGTGACGACTGCCACGACATCAAGTCCAAGGCCGAGCGGGCGCGCGGCGTCAAACGGTCATGGGCCGGATATCGAGGCGAATGA
- a CDS encoding 3'-5' exonuclease produces the protein MPDLNRITLIIDSLPEGRAQVHVNIPAPLPGMRLETPAHSLAIDAVGWLGKQPAVAGFIYGMEPATERLHAAHIVLDLETLSTKPNAAVISIGAVALTANGQFVAEFHESVTHASQPVRGIDQETNDWWLKQSDEAKAASFLSANSIPASEALQAFSRWVNAYADPKCVKVWGNGSSFDNVILSSLYADYPELTRPWAWWNDRDMRTVLDMHKAAKDVGPFEGIKHHALHDARHEAKQLAKALKHVTSGAAA, from the coding sequence ATGCCTGATCTGAATCGCATCACCCTGATCATCGACAGCCTGCCCGAGGGCCGCGCCCAGGTGCACGTCAACATTCCAGCCCCGCTTCCAGGCATGCGCCTGGAGACTCCCGCCCACTCCCTGGCGATTGATGCCGTGGGCTGGCTGGGCAAGCAGCCTGCAGTAGCCGGATTCATCTATGGCATGGAGCCCGCAACCGAGCGCCTGCATGCCGCGCACATCGTCCTGGACTTGGAAACCTTGAGCACCAAGCCCAATGCCGCCGTCATCTCCATCGGAGCAGTAGCGCTCACCGCAAATGGGCAGTTCGTGGCCGAGTTTCACGAGTCCGTCACGCATGCAAGTCAGCCCGTTCGGGGCATTGATCAAGAAACCAACGACTGGTGGCTCAAACAGAGTGATGAAGCCAAGGCTGCGAGCTTCCTGTCTGCCAACTCCATCCCGGCCAGTGAGGCGCTGCAAGCGTTCAGCCGATGGGTGAATGCCTATGCCGATCCCAAGTGCGTAAAGGTCTGGGGCAATGGCAGCAGCTTTGACAACGTGATTCTGTCCTCGCTTTATGCCGACTACCCTGAATTGACACGCCCTTGGGCCTGGTGGAATGACCGCGATATGCGCACCGTCCTGGACATGCACAAGGCCGCCAAGGACGTTGGCCCGTTTGAGGGCATCAAGCACCACGCGCTGCACGATGCACGCCACGAGGCCAAGCAACTGGCCAAGGCCTTGAAGCACGTCACTTCGGGAGCAGCAGCATGA
- a CDS encoding helix-turn-helix domain-containing protein — protein sequence MDCRELLAEIRRAGLTQTEVAEELGIRQASVSKLERGLTKELRAGAYSKLLALHSRISSQEAANG from the coding sequence ATGGACTGCAGAGAACTTCTAGCTGAAATCCGTCGCGCAGGTCTTACACAGACCGAAGTGGCAGAAGAACTTGGAATTCGTCAAGCCAGTGTCTCCAAGCTGGAGCGTGGCTTAACGAAGGAGCTTCGGGCAGGCGCGTACTCGAAGCTCTTGGCGCTCCATAGCCGCATTTCTTCGCAGGAAGCAGCCAATGGCTGA
- a CDS encoding phage regulatory CII family protein — MTRRYSSIDWRDVFYNSVRKASGGVAAAAAYLTDRREKSIHREDLRRRLRGADGESLTLEMAELLTEWMQEIREPGWRDWLKALNSQFGLVTMELPPPPAGGWACEASAIREKALQLNVQGGQLTELVMKATDDKRISKAEAEAIEKQAMAEIELLYRTVRNARRAAGLEVSP; from the coding sequence ATGACGCGGCGTTACTCCAGCATCGACTGGCGCGATGTTTTCTACAACTCGGTGCGCAAGGCCAGCGGCGGCGTGGCGGCAGCAGCTGCATACCTGACGGACAGGCGTGAGAAGTCAATCCATCGTGAAGATCTCCGCCGCCGCCTGCGAGGTGCTGACGGTGAAAGCTTGACTCTGGAAATGGCCGAGCTGCTGACTGAGTGGATGCAGGAGATCCGCGAGCCTGGTTGGCGAGATTGGCTCAAGGCGCTCAATAGCCAGTTTGGACTGGTAACGATGGAGCTGCCTCCTCCCCCTGCTGGCGGGTGGGCGTGCGAGGCATCAGCCATCCGGGAAAAGGCTCTCCAGCTGAACGTGCAGGGCGGCCAGCTGACTGAGTTGGTCATGAAGGCCACTGACGACAAGCGGATCTCGAAGGCCGAGGCCGAGGCCATCGAGAAGCAGGCCATGGCAGAGATAGAGCTGCTGTATCGCACGGTGCGTAATGCCCGCCGCGCTGCAGGCCTGGAGGTGTCGCCATGA
- a CDS encoding phage portal protein — MKSQLHQRRHGRVRAAVDALLGKSVSISDAPGTAAIFGVDLDTGMTVSPRTMLQLSAVWSCVRLIAETIATLPLSIYEKDSKGKRVAPQHPLHLIVHDMPNPDATAAVFWEAMVAAMLLRGAGRAERLEFNGRLVGLVYLDPDRLAPNRKDGSVVTEWRYRDKWNRQRLIPASKVWTVPGFSLDGENGVSVVQYGSAVFGQAGAAERAAGRAFRNGALQNLYYSFKDWLKEDRRKEFRENVMGLIDQGMTPLLEGGIEAKTLSINPKDVQLLESRGWSVEEICRWFRVPPWMVGHTEKTTSWGSGIEQQMIAFLVFTLAPWLRRIEQSISKDLLNPAERLRYYAKFAVEGLLRGDSAARAAFYTAMVNNGILTRDEVRALEDREPMGGNAAVLTVQSAMTTLDGLGQVNPDAQAVALLRQLLAAEPEPLKG, encoded by the coding sequence ATGAAATCACAACTGCATCAGCGGCGGCATGGCCGCGTTCGCGCTGCTGTCGATGCGCTGCTGGGCAAGTCCGTGAGCATCAGCGACGCACCAGGCACGGCGGCCATCTTCGGCGTGGATCTCGATACGGGCATGACAGTCAGCCCGCGCACGATGCTGCAGCTCTCGGCTGTCTGGTCGTGCGTGCGGCTGATTGCGGAGACGATTGCCACGCTGCCACTCAGCATCTATGAGAAGGACAGCAAGGGTAAGCGTGTCGCTCCTCAGCATCCGCTGCACCTGATCGTCCACGACATGCCGAACCCGGATGCGACGGCTGCCGTATTCTGGGAAGCCATGGTGGCCGCCATGCTGCTGCGCGGTGCTGGCCGGGCCGAGCGCCTGGAGTTCAACGGCCGCCTGGTCGGCCTGGTGTACCTTGACCCAGACCGCCTGGCGCCAAACAGAAAGGATGGCAGCGTCGTGACCGAATGGCGCTACAGGGATAAGTGGAATCGGCAGCGGCTGATTCCTGCCAGCAAGGTGTGGACGGTTCCCGGCTTCTCGCTGGATGGTGAGAACGGTGTCAGCGTCGTGCAGTACGGCTCTGCAGTGTTCGGTCAGGCGGGTGCTGCAGAGCGCGCGGCAGGACGGGCGTTCCGCAACGGTGCCCTGCAGAACCTCTACTACTCCTTCAAGGATTGGCTCAAAGAAGATCGGCGCAAGGAATTCCGCGAGAACGTAATGGGCCTGATCGACCAGGGCATGACACCTCTGCTGGAAGGCGGCATCGAAGCCAAGACACTGAGCATCAATCCCAAAGATGTGCAGTTGCTGGAGTCCAGGGGCTGGAGTGTTGAGGAAATCTGTCGCTGGTTCCGCGTGCCGCCCTGGATGGTCGGTCATACCGAAAAGACTACCAGTTGGGGCAGCGGCATCGAGCAGCAAATGATTGCCTTCCTGGTCTTCACGCTGGCGCCCTGGTTGCGCCGCATTGAACAGTCGATCAGCAAGGACCTACTCAACCCCGCTGAGCGCTTGCGCTACTACGCCAAGTTTGCCGTGGAGGGTCTGCTGCGCGGCGACAGTGCGGCGCGTGCTGCCTTCTACACGGCCATGGTCAACAACGGCATCCTCACCCGCGATGAGGTCCGGGCGCTGGAGGACCGTGAACCGATGGGCGGCAACGCCGCCGTGCTGACCGTGCAGTCAGCCATGACGACCCTGGACGGCCTCGGCCAAGTCAACCCTGATGCGCAGGCGGTTGCGCTGTTACGGCAGCTGCTGGCTGCTGAACCTGAGCCCCTGAAAGGCTAA
- a CDS encoding ParB/RepB/Spo0J family partition protein → MTNTHDTATQALPMPAAGERMDHVAIASIARSLTNPRKRFDPTKLQELADSIAASGVHQPILIRPLPGHRLEDTHREARALKQPAPEYELVAGERRWRACQLAKVAQIPAMIRPMTDEQALEVQVIENLQREDVTELEEAEGYESLMKHSKLNADQVGAKIGKSRGYVYGRLKLLDLCQQAREALREGKIDFSKALLVARIPNEQLQIKALDFMTDDDWRGEFPSYRACAQHVQNEFMLRLDSARFKITDASLLPEAGSCTDCKKRTGADQELWSDIKSADVCTDPTCFHKKADAHTAQLVRDAQDKGQNVITGAEAAELASDHWGNSKLKGYRRLDSTEDSPTDAPLRKIIGAQMEAEGIQPTKVEHPRKKGELIDVLPNETVLRLLKIVDGQAKASKEVAKEVRAFAYEKKVKAKAKADAKFERAWRDGLIDRTWTEITSNTGAGFTTDLHRYLMLRTVRSLSSDDAAAVADVLGLDRVGAHNALIQHAKETSAPDQLHMLCIMQTDSRVNDHSYGDRVANEGLMLVSGGVLKDQLQTVIKEVKAAAADEHLPKPDPVNSAAPKADLPQQPAARAGGGAARSKKVAGKGSAAGANEVPKTSAAHASAQIAEALQELEGSGAAAAAQGVDGAPVADAQAPTTGADAQSNEAAPVDAVASQDLPHSSTASADDQAEDDDKQQPAAATRQWTAEELVAERVQILKSATGKQQKPWIGYEGTVVAQIGPESVDVSIVRAPRCKPIRVAFHISEVEVIQ, encoded by the coding sequence ATGACCAACACCCACGACACCGCCACCCAGGCGCTGCCAATGCCCGCAGCCGGCGAGCGTATGGACCACGTGGCCATCGCCAGCATTGCCCGCAGTCTGACCAACCCGCGCAAGCGCTTCGACCCGACCAAGCTGCAGGAGCTGGCAGACAGCATCGCGGCCAGCGGTGTGCATCAGCCTATCTTGATTCGCCCGCTCCCAGGCCACCGCCTGGAAGACACGCACCGCGAAGCCCGCGCACTCAAGCAGCCCGCGCCCGAGTATGAGCTGGTGGCTGGCGAGCGCCGCTGGCGTGCCTGCCAACTGGCCAAGGTCGCACAGATCCCAGCCATGATCCGTCCGATGACCGACGAGCAGGCCCTGGAAGTCCAGGTCATCGAGAACCTGCAGCGCGAGGATGTGACCGAGCTGGAGGAGGCCGAGGGCTATGAATCGCTGATGAAGCACAGCAAGCTCAACGCTGATCAAGTCGGCGCAAAAATCGGCAAGAGCCGGGGCTATGTCTATGGTCGGCTCAAGCTGCTGGACCTATGCCAGCAGGCACGCGAGGCATTGCGCGAAGGCAAGATTGATTTCAGCAAGGCGTTGCTGGTGGCCCGCATCCCCAACGAGCAGCTGCAGATCAAGGCTCTCGACTTCATGACAGACGATGACTGGCGCGGCGAATTTCCGAGCTACCGCGCTTGTGCCCAGCATGTGCAAAACGAGTTCATGCTGCGGCTGGACAGCGCGCGCTTCAAGATCACCGATGCGAGCCTGCTGCCCGAAGCAGGCAGTTGCACCGATTGCAAGAAGCGCACAGGCGCCGACCAAGAGCTGTGGAGTGACATCAAGAGTGCAGACGTGTGCACAGACCCAACCTGCTTCCACAAGAAGGCCGATGCGCACACTGCCCAGTTGGTGCGTGACGCCCAGGACAAGGGGCAGAACGTCATCACCGGCGCCGAAGCTGCAGAGCTGGCCTCGGACCACTGGGGCAACTCAAAGCTCAAGGGCTATCGCCGCCTGGACTCCACCGAAGACAGCCCGACCGACGCACCGCTGCGCAAGATCATTGGCGCGCAGATGGAGGCCGAAGGCATCCAGCCCACCAAGGTTGAGCACCCCCGCAAAAAGGGCGAGCTGATCGACGTGCTGCCCAATGAAACAGTGTTGCGCCTGCTCAAGATCGTGGACGGCCAGGCCAAGGCGTCAAAGGAAGTAGCCAAGGAAGTTCGCGCCTTTGCCTATGAGAAAAAAGTCAAGGCGAAAGCCAAAGCCGATGCCAAGTTTGAACGCGCCTGGCGCGATGGCTTGATTGATCGCACCTGGACTGAAATCACCAGCAACACGGGTGCGGGTTTCACCACCGATCTTCACCGCTATCTGATGCTGCGCACGGTCAGAAGCCTGTCCAGCGACGATGCTGCGGCCGTGGCCGATGTGCTGGGTCTGGATCGCGTCGGCGCGCACAACGCATTGATTCAACACGCGAAGGAAACAAGCGCCCCTGACCAGTTGCACATGCTCTGCATCATGCAGACAGACAGCCGCGTGAATGACCATAGCTATGGGGACCGCGTTGCCAATGAAGGACTGATGCTGGTATCTGGCGGGGTGTTGAAGGACCAGCTGCAGACAGTCATCAAGGAAGTCAAAGCCGCAGCTGCTGACGAGCACCTGCCCAAGCCCGACCCCGTCAACTCTGCTGCCCCGAAGGCCGATCTACCCCAACAACCGGCTGCGCGTGCTGGCGGGGGTGCTGCGCGAAGCAAAAAGGTGGCGGGCAAGGGCTCTGCAGCTGGAGCCAACGAGGTGCCGAAAACAAGCGCTGCGCATGCGTCTGCACAAATCGCCGAGGCGTTGCAAGAGTTGGAAGGATCAGGCGCGGCCGCAGCCGCGCAGGGCGTCGATGGGGCGCCTGTGGCTGACGCCCAGGCACCTACTACAGGCGCTGACGCGCAGAGCAACGAAGCAGCTCCTGTCGATGCTGTGGCATCGCAGGATCTGCCGCACTCCTCGACGGCCTCAGCTGATGACCAGGCCGAAGACGATGACAAGCAGCAGCCTGCGGCTGCCACCCGCCAGTGGACGGCCGAGGAATTGGTGGCCGAGCGCGTGCAGATCCTGAAGAGCGCCACCGGCAAGCAACAGAAGCCCTGGATTGGCTACGAGGGCACGGTCGTGGCCCAGATCGGCCCCGAGTCCGTAGACGTCTCCATCGTGCGCGCCCCGCGCTGCAAGCCCATCCGCGTGGCCTTCCATATCTCTGAAGTTGAGGTGATCCAATGA
- a CDS encoding VapE domain-containing protein translates to MTDDKPAVPQSPVPAWDKIPAELAQRQQWVLWRFEWDEKRSAWLKVPYYVGGGRRSGDQGSDRDRQRLATLPVVRTAFQRKEGLPDAWSGIGFGFLPGDGLIGIDLDKHVDPETGAMSDRCKKIIAAFNTFTEISPSGTGVHLYLQGHTHTAKDNGIGVEMFCEKQYFTVTGKHVDGTPLEVVAADDAAIRRMHVTIQEAKDKRAAAAQPAQPAQRAAGGGESSGGNDFAKVNAAAMAALHTWVPALFGGRERATSEGYRITSKALGRDLQEDLSIHAREGIMDWGVADMGDKRQGKRSPIDLVMEWGPGTSKAVDALKWLAGKVGVQLEQQPPRANQQATAGGGGSTPPPADPPAQATGDGGGDEKPKKKGKKRSHDESLDALYDRLVTGKNGLMDCRPNVMYCMQLDPELAGLARYNTFTMQLDRSREAPWGREAGVWEEEDDMMLGEYLLRVHGLNIAAKSTLRDGVQMAARLDKYNPIEDLIRAEEWDKTPRLEHWLTKVYGIEERPYTRLIGKCFMMGLVNRAINPGCKFDYMLILKGEQGLKKSSAFRALAYPYFTDNAIKVGDKDSQLAQQMAWLVESAELESMNKADATAIKQYLSAQEDWFRPPYGAQMIKAKRHFVNVGTTNADAFLRDATGDRRFWPLEIHQVNPDVLVEMRGQLLAEALHRLNEGERYWPDREEEKTLIFPEQEPFKRSDPWEDLLDTFVNGVEGLHVNDPAPKHREFFSRIELYQVLQIKPDRVDNAGQMDTRISNAMKALGFRVQRETTGKRRRGFLRVPKEDISTVQVPAQAQPGAQQEAPEWPYDLDAAGGADDLPI, encoded by the coding sequence ATGACTGACGATAAGCCAGCAGTGCCCCAGTCCCCAGTCCCTGCGTGGGACAAGATACCTGCAGAGCTTGCCCAGCGGCAGCAGTGGGTGCTGTGGCGGTTTGAGTGGGACGAAAAGCGTTCTGCCTGGTTGAAGGTTCCCTATTACGTGGGGGGCGGTCGTCGCTCTGGCGATCAAGGCAGCGACCGCGACCGCCAGCGCCTGGCCACGCTGCCAGTGGTGCGCACTGCGTTTCAACGCAAAGAAGGCCTGCCCGACGCCTGGAGCGGGATAGGCTTTGGCTTTCTGCCTGGTGATGGCCTGATCGGCATCGATCTGGACAAGCATGTGGACCCGGAGACGGGCGCAATGTCCGACCGCTGCAAGAAGATCATTGCGGCCTTCAACACCTTCACCGAAATCTCACCCAGCGGGACGGGTGTGCACCTGTACCTGCAGGGGCACACGCATACGGCCAAGGACAACGGCATCGGCGTTGAGATGTTCTGCGAGAAGCAGTATTTCACCGTCACCGGCAAGCATGTTGATGGCACTCCCCTTGAGGTGGTCGCAGCTGATGACGCAGCCATTCGTCGCATGCATGTGACGATTCAGGAGGCCAAGGACAAGCGCGCGGCCGCAGCCCAGCCGGCCCAGCCAGCGCAGCGTGCTGCAGGGGGTGGAGAGTCGTCCGGCGGCAATGACTTCGCAAAGGTGAATGCTGCGGCCATGGCCGCCCTGCACACCTGGGTGCCTGCATTGTTTGGTGGGCGCGAGCGAGCCACCAGCGAGGGCTACCGTATTACCTCCAAAGCCTTGGGCCGTGATCTGCAGGAGGATTTGTCGATCCACGCCCGCGAAGGCATCATGGATTGGGGTGTGGCCGACATGGGCGACAAGCGCCAGGGCAAGCGCTCGCCCATCGATCTGGTCATGGAATGGGGGCCAGGAACAAGCAAGGCCGTCGATGCACTCAAATGGCTGGCCGGAAAGGTTGGCGTTCAACTGGAGCAGCAGCCACCGCGCGCAAACCAGCAGGCTACCGCGGGGGGAGGTGGGTCTACGCCGCCGCCTGCAGATCCTCCAGCTCAAGCTACTGGCGATGGTGGTGGCGATGAGAAGCCCAAGAAGAAGGGGAAGAAGCGCAGCCACGACGAAAGCCTGGATGCGCTCTACGACAGGCTGGTGACGGGCAAGAACGGCCTGATGGATTGCCGGCCGAATGTGATGTATTGCATGCAGCTCGACCCGGAGCTGGCCGGCCTGGCCCGGTACAACACCTTCACCATGCAGCTTGACCGCAGCCGTGAGGCGCCATGGGGCCGCGAAGCGGGCGTGTGGGAGGAGGAGGACGACATGATGCTGGGCGAGTACCTGCTGCGGGTACATGGCCTGAACATCGCTGCCAAGAGCACGTTGCGTGATGGTGTGCAGATGGCGGCCCGCCTGGACAAGTACAACCCGATTGAGGACTTGATCCGGGCCGAGGAGTGGGACAAGACCCCGCGCCTGGAGCACTGGCTTACCAAGGTCTATGGGATCGAGGAGCGGCCGTACACAAGGCTGATTGGCAAGTGCTTCATGATGGGCTTGGTCAATCGCGCCATCAATCCTGGCTGCAAGTTCGATTACATGCTGATCCTGAAGGGTGAGCAGGGCTTGAAGAAGTCATCAGCCTTCCGGGCGCTGGCTTATCCGTACTTCACCGACAACGCCATCAAGGTGGGCGACAAGGATTCGCAGCTGGCCCAGCAGATGGCCTGGCTGGTGGAGTCGGCCGAGCTGGAGTCGATGAACAAGGCAGATGCAACTGCCATCAAGCAGTATCTGTCGGCGCAGGAAGACTGGTTCCGTCCGCCTTATGGCGCGCAGATGATCAAGGCCAAGCGCCACTTTGTGAACGTGGGCACGACCAACGCAGATGCCTTCTTGCGCGATGCCACGGGCGATCGTCGCTTCTGGCCTTTGGAGATTCATCAGGTCAATCCTGATGTGCTGGTGGAGATGCGCGGCCAGTTGTTGGCAGAGGCGCTGCACCGCCTGAATGAGGGCGAGCGTTACTGGCCCGACCGTGAGGAAGAGAAAACGCTGATCTTCCCCGAGCAAGAGCCGTTCAAGCGCTCCGACCCTTGGGAAGACTTGCTGGATACCTTTGTCAATGGCGTGGAGGGTCTGCACGTCAACGACCCAGCGCCGAAGCATCGTGAGTTCTTCTCGCGCATTGAGCTGTACCAGGTGCTGCAGATCAAGCCCGACCGCGTGGACAACGCAGGGCAGATGGATACGCGCATCAGCAATGCCATGAAGGCGCTGGGCTTCAGGGTGCAGCGTGAGACCACCGGCAAGCGCAGGCGCGGCTTTCTGCGCGTGCCCAAGGAGGACATCAGCACGGTACAGGTGCCTGCTCAGGCGCAGCCTGGAGCACAGCAAGAGGCCCCTGAATGGCCGTATGACCTGGACGCGGCAGGGGGCGCTGATGACCTGCCGATTTGA
- a CDS encoding terminase large subunit: MAGKPILLDPWQKFWTAVLYGWRREGTLLRRFTRAYEEVARKNGKSTWKGPQGAYLFSMAGQGGAEVYAVATTRAQAMTVFKPAFDNIKRWCRRSPGAKRSFKVFEGLNQEKVQCGDSNVFAPLPANAEHLDGLNPYAILYDELHAAATREVWDVMESALGAREDPLLSAITTAGFILNGICVEIRTYLVGVLEGRRLDDSMFGYIYTLDAGDDYYDERNWPKANPGLGRSKMWDYMRTQARKAKALPGARANFLTKDLNIWCNNAEGWFDIQVWDKGGKPFNRDMLKGRRCFGGLDLASVRDLTAFVLVFPPLEGETTVHILAWFWVPESKLEHEEEDEAAYKQWAEEGWLTVTPGNVTDYDAVHDVVVQAGKDYDIEQLGFDDWNAQQLVNDLLAEDLPMVNIPQNTGGMGPGSKELERLVYGGLLAHGGNPVLRYCAGNVSLLFDTNGNYRPNKKASKENGRIDGIVAAVMALGRMAAPDDSGDEDGFFSSPTTK, from the coding sequence TTGGCGGGCAAGCCCATCCTGTTGGACCCATGGCAGAAGTTCTGGACGGCGGTGTTGTATGGCTGGCGTCGCGAAGGAACTCTGCTGCGCAGGTTCACGCGGGCCTATGAGGAGGTGGCACGAAAGAATGGCAAGAGCACATGGAAGGGGCCGCAGGGGGCTTACCTGTTCTCGATGGCGGGCCAGGGTGGCGCAGAGGTTTATGCAGTAGCAACCACCCGCGCACAGGCCATGACTGTGTTCAAGCCTGCGTTCGACAACATCAAACGCTGGTGCCGTCGCAGTCCTGGTGCGAAGCGATCCTTCAAGGTCTTCGAGGGCCTGAACCAAGAGAAGGTGCAGTGCGGCGACAGCAATGTCTTCGCCCCCTTGCCAGCGAACGCCGAGCACCTGGACGGCCTGAACCCTTACGCCATCCTGTACGACGAGCTGCACGCTGCGGCCACGCGCGAGGTTTGGGACGTGATGGAGTCCGCTCTTGGCGCCCGGGAAGATCCTCTGCTGTCGGCTATCACCACGGCAGGGTTCATCCTCAACGGCATCTGCGTGGAGATCCGCACCTACCTGGTGGGAGTGCTGGAGGGCCGGCGGCTGGACGACTCCATGTTCGGCTACATCTACACGCTGGACGCGGGAGACGACTACTACGACGAGCGTAACTGGCCGAAGGCGAATCCAGGTCTGGGCCGCAGCAAGATGTGGGACTACATGCGCACGCAGGCCCGCAAGGCCAAGGCGCTGCCTGGTGCCCGCGCCAACTTCCTGACCAAAGACCTGAACATCTGGTGCAACAACGCCGAAGGCTGGTTTGACATCCAGGTCTGGGACAAGGGCGGCAAGCCATTCAACCGCGACATGCTCAAGGGCCGGCGCTGCTTTGGCGGCTTGGACCTGGCTAGCGTGCGCGACCTGACTGCATTCGTGCTTGTGTTCCCGCCACTCGAAGGCGAAACCACGGTGCACATCCTGGCGTGGTTCTGGGTTCCAGAGTCCAAGCTGGAGCATGAAGAGGAGGACGAGGCTGCGTACAAGCAGTGGGCCGAAGAAGGCTGGCTCACTGTGACGCCCGGCAACGTCACCGACTACGACGCGGTGCATGACGTGGTTGTGCAGGCCGGCAAGGACTACGACATCGAGCAACTGGGCTTTGACGACTGGAACGCCCAGCAGCTGGTCAACGATCTGCTGGCCGAAGACCTCCCCATGGTCAACATCCCGCAGAACACGGGCGGCATGGGGCCCGGTAGCAAAGAGCTGGAGCGCTTGGTCTATGGCGGCCTGCTCGCCCATGGCGGCAATCCGGTGCTGCGCTACTGCGCGGGCAACGTGTCGCTGCTGTTCGATACCAATGGCAACTACCGGCCCAACAAAAAGGCCAGCAAGGAAAACGGCCGCATTGACGGCATCGTGGCCGCAGTGATGGCCCTGGGGCGTATGGCTGCACCCGACGACAGCGGGGACGAGGACGGCTTCTTCTCCAGCCCAACAACGAAATGA